A stretch of the Porifericola rhodea genome encodes the following:
- a CDS encoding transglutaminase-like domain-containing protein gives MQSANRQILPGTQYDKYFTKPKGLRQIIVKSGGSVEETVALCKKVVAETLSETKKIAPVLKGETREQTAKNIWEFIVTYVQYQLDNRAEDVGAVERVRTPARTWHDRKRGADCEDYSIFISSVLTNLGIPHSFRITKYNGKTHWQHIYVVIPYESNRGSRGYITCDPVVDYRFNYEVPYSQKRDYEMPVFMSKAGLSGISSNSLCCAAGIDAAEFGEDNHLAGLPAVRLPLYPKKALSGFHASMLKAYATPKNIAMTAGAGMLLYIYFKRK, from the coding sequence ATGCAGTCAGCCAATAGACAGATTCTTCCAGGAACGCAGTATGATAAGTACTTTACTAAACCCAAAGGGTTGAGACAGATCATTGTCAAATCCGGAGGTAGTGTAGAGGAAACGGTAGCACTATGTAAAAAAGTAGTAGCTGAAACTTTATCGGAGACCAAAAAGATAGCTCCAGTTTTGAAGGGTGAGACTCGAGAGCAGACGGCTAAAAACATATGGGAGTTCATAGTAACCTATGTCCAGTATCAGTTGGATAATAGGGCAGAAGATGTAGGGGCAGTAGAAAGAGTAAGAACCCCAGCCCGTACCTGGCATGACCGTAAAAGGGGAGCAGATTGTGAGGACTATTCTATTTTCATCAGCTCAGTATTGACTAATCTGGGCATTCCACATTCTTTCAGGATTACCAAATACAATGGCAAAACCCACTGGCAGCATATCTATGTGGTCATTCCTTATGAATCTAATAGAGGAAGTCGTGGATACATCACCTGTGATCCAGTGGTAGACTACCGCTTCAATTATGAGGTGCCATACAGTCAGAAGCGGGATTATGAGATGCCTGTCTTCATGAGTAAGGCAGGTTTATCAGGAATATCCAGTAACTCACTTTGCTGTGCTGCGGGTATTGATGCTGCTGAATTCGGTGAAGATAATCATCTGGCAGGTTTGCCAGCGGTGAGGCTGCCTTTGTATCCTAAAAAAGCGCTTAGTGGGTTCCATGCAAGCATGCTGAAAGCATATGCTACACCTAAAAACATAGCCATGACTGCCGGAGCAGGCATGCTGCTTTACATCTATTTCAAAAGAAAATAA
- a CDS encoding helix-turn-helix domain-containing protein translates to MLGFSIFLKKSKNHKSIMRIYLRRFVSRKELADRLGISEATLKRKMKRVQGIEQKRYELLDSEIVSAFFNTYSLSPRSLEDIADYELSSSWNNTKLAC, encoded by the coding sequence ATGCTTGGGTTCTCTATATTTCTTAAAAAAAGCAAAAACCATAAAAGCATAATGAGGATATATTTGCGAAGATTTGTAAGCAGAAAGGAGTTGGCTGACCGTTTGGGAATTAGTGAGGCCACGCTGAAAAGGAAGATGAAGCGGGTGCAAGGTATTGAGCAAAAAAGATACGAACTGCTTGATTCTGAAATAGTTTCCGCCTTTTTTAATACCTACTCCCTTTCTCCCCGAAGCCTGGAAGATATCGCAGACTATGAGTTGAGCAGCTCTTGGAATAACACAAAGTTAGCTTGTTAA
- a CDS encoding DMT family transporter, with the protein MAWFYLLLAGVLEVVWAYFMKQSAGFTRLIPSLITFISMIASFALLSLAMRTLPLGTAYTIWTGIGAVGAFILGIVLLGEDFSYTRLLAAILIVSGLVLMKLSSSH; encoded by the coding sequence ATGGCTTGGTTTTATTTGCTTCTTGCTGGTGTATTGGAGGTTGTATGGGCCTATTTTATGAAACAGTCAGCAGGATTTACACGACTTATACCCTCACTCATTACCTTTATTTCAATGATTGCTAGCTTCGCTTTGCTTTCTCTTGCTATGCGAACGCTCCCTCTAGGGACAGCTTATACCATTTGGACAGGTATTGGAGCAGTAGGTGCTTTCATTCTTGGCATTGTATTATTAGGTGAAGACTTTAGTTACACACGTCTGTTAGCAGCAATTTTGATAGTTTCAGGCCTTGTTCTTATGAAACTTTCATCAAGCCATTAG
- a CDS encoding helix-turn-helix domain-containing protein has translation MTNIGSRISEARKAASISATDLAKHLNKTSSTISQYESGRIKVGIETLVQISEICRADLYWLLTGKGNKIIREDDLIDEKLIALSSSQSEKIDVDVLVKIKNEVEGLYKAQIEDLKKQLLKAEEEKNRFINIVEKFVSVKHKVTGNLAAVVREINSFSTVPVTTRLC, from the coding sequence ATGACTAACATTGGTAGTAGAATTAGTGAAGCTAGAAAAGCTGCTTCTATTTCGGCAACTGATTTGGCTAAACACTTAAACAAAACCTCTAGTACTATAAGCCAGTACGAATCAGGGCGTATAAAAGTGGGAATTGAAACACTAGTACAAATTTCTGAAATATGTAGGGCTGATTTATATTGGTTATTGACTGGAAAGGGTAATAAAATTATAAGAGAGGATGATTTGATAGATGAAAAATTAATCGCTTTATCATCTAGTCAGTCTGAAAAAATTGATGTAGATGTTTTAGTAAAAATTAAAAATGAAGTTGAAGGGCTTTACAAAGCTCAAATAGAAGATTTGAAAAAGCAGCTTTTAAAGGCTGAAGAAGAGAAGAATAGATTTATTAATATTGTTGAAAAATTTGTTTCGGTAAAGCATAAGGTAACTGGAAATCTGGCCGCAGTAGTTAGGGAAATAAATAGTTTTTCTACTGTTCCAGTTACCACTCGACTTTGTTAA